A region from the Lentimicrobiaceae bacterium genome encodes:
- a CDS encoding sulfide/dihydroorotate dehydrogenase-like FAD/NAD-binding protein, which produces MYKIIKKEILNPAVTKMVIDAPLIAKKAEPGQFIMLRVDENGERIPLTIADYDREKGNVTIIFQIVGATTEKLNRLNEGDNLHDFVGPLGKKTETEGLKKVAVVGGGVGCAIAFPVAKKLHDEGVEVHSIIGFRNKDLIFLEKEFAEISDKIFVMTDDGSNGSKGLVTDALKELLDSGEKYDEVITIGPLVMMKFVSLLTKKYNVKTVVSMNPVMVDGTGMCGGCRVKVGNETKFACVDGPDFDGHQVDFDEAIARTQMYQQFERKAHEDTCNLYKMEVK; this is translated from the coding sequence ATGTACAAAATTATTAAAAAGGAAATATTAAATCCTGCCGTAACCAAAATGGTTATTGATGCTCCACTGATAGCTAAAAAAGCAGAACCGGGGCAGTTTATCATGCTTAGGGTTGATGAAAACGGAGAGAGAATTCCCCTAACTATCGCCGACTACGACAGAGAAAAAGGTAACGTAACTATTATTTTTCAGATAGTTGGAGCAACAACAGAAAAATTAAATCGCTTAAATGAGGGCGACAACCTTCATGATTTTGTTGGTCCTTTAGGAAAGAAAACCGAAACGGAAGGGCTTAAAAAAGTTGCTGTTGTAGGCGGTGGTGTCGGCTGTGCCATAGCTTTTCCTGTAGCTAAAAAATTACACGATGAAGGTGTTGAGGTACACTCCATTATAGGTTTTAGAAACAAAGATTTAATATTTTTAGAAAAGGAGTTTGCCGAAATTAGCGACAAAATATTTGTAATGACCGACGATGGTAGCAACGGCTCAAAAGGTCTTGTTACAGACGCGCTTAAAGAGCTTTTAGACAGCGGAGAAAAATATGACGAAGTTATAACGATAGGACCTCTTGTTATGATGAAGTTTGTTTCGTTACTTACCAAAAAATATAACGTAAAAACAGTAGTAAGCATGAATCCCGTTATGGTTGACGGAACCGGAATGTGCGGAGGCTGTAGAGTTAAAGTAGGTAATGAAACTAAATTTGCCTGCGTTGACGGACCCGATTTCGACGGACATCAAGTCGATTTTGATGAAGCAATAGCACGCACGCAAATGTATCAACAGTTCGAACGGAAAGCTCACGAAGATACTTGTAATTTATATAAAATGGAGGTTAAATAA
- the gltA gene encoding NADPH-dependent glutamate synthase, protein MATINKSLVKNEMPVQPADVRNRNFSEVALGYTKDQAIDEARRCLNCKHKPCIEGCPVNVNIPDFIAEVANGNFETAYQIINKTNSLPAICGRVCPQEKQCEAKCVRGIKGEPVGIGRLERFVADWHIANSTTEPEIPKSNGHKVAIVGSGPAGLTCAGDLAKLGYEVTIFEAFHLAGGVLVYGIPEFRLPKHIVQKEIDGLKKLNVKIETNMVIGKILSIDELFDEYEFKAVFIGSGAGLPMFMNIPGENFKGVYSANEFLTRINLMKAYKSDSDTPIHCGAKVAVVGGGNVAMDAARCAKRLGADVTIVYRRSEAELPARLEEIEHAKEEGINFNLLTNPIEIIGTEDGWVKELVCLKMKLSEPDASGRARPVPIEGSEHKLSVDCVIMSIGTTPNPLIKNTTEGLATEKWGGIITDEDGLTSRKGVYAGGDAVTGAATVILAMEAGKKAAKAIDDYIKSK, encoded by the coding sequence ATGGCTACTATAAATAAATCTTTAGTAAAAAACGAAATGCCGGTTCAACCTGCAGACGTCAGAAATAGAAACTTCTCGGAAGTTGCTTTAGGATATACAAAAGATCAAGCTATTGACGAAGCTCGAAGATGCTTGAACTGCAAGCATAAACCTTGTATTGAAGGTTGTCCGGTTAATGTTAACATCCCCGATTTCATTGCCGAAGTTGCTAACGGAAATTTTGAGACTGCATATCAAATTATAAACAAAACAAACTCGTTGCCGGCAATATGCGGAAGGGTTTGCCCACAAGAAAAGCAGTGTGAAGCAAAATGCGTGAGAGGAATAAAAGGCGAACCCGTTGGTATAGGACGTTTAGAACGTTTTGTTGCCGATTGGCATATCGCCAATTCAACGACTGAACCGGAAATACCCAAATCGAACGGACATAAAGTAGCAATAGTAGGTTCAGGACCTGCCGGTCTCACTTGCGCCGGCGACCTTGCAAAATTAGGATATGAGGTTACTATTTTTGAAGCTTTCCATTTGGCTGGCGGTGTATTAGTTTATGGTATACCCGAATTTCGTTTGCCCAAGCACATTGTTCAAAAAGAGATAGACGGTTTGAAAAAGTTAAACGTTAAGATAGAAACTAACATGGTGATAGGCAAAATATTATCAATAGACGAACTTTTTGACGAATACGAATTCAAAGCCGTTTTTATTGGTAGTGGTGCAGGATTGCCAATGTTTATGAATATTCCTGGCGAAAACTTTAAGGGCGTTTACTCGGCTAATGAGTTTTTGACGAGAATAAATCTTATGAAAGCGTATAAATCCGATAGCGATACTCCAATTCACTGCGGAGCAAAAGTAGCAGTTGTCGGAGGAGGAAACGTAGCTATGGATGCTGCAAGATGTGCAAAACGTCTTGGCGCTGATGTTACAATAGTGTATCGCAGGTCGGAGGCTGAATTGCCGGCACGACTAGAAGAGATTGAACACGCAAAAGAAGAAGGTATTAACTTTAATCTGCTGACAAACCCTATAGAAATTATCGGAACCGAAGATGGTTGGGTAAAAGAACTTGTTTGTCTGAAAATGAAACTTTCGGAACCGGATGCCTCAGGAAGAGCTAGACCTGTCCCTATTGAGGGTAGCGAACACAAACTTAGTGTCGACTGCGTTATTATGTCTATAGGAACAACTCCTAACCCACTAATTAAGAACACTACTGAGGGATTGGCTACCGAAAAATGGGGAGGAATAATAACAGATGAAGATGGACTTACCTCTCGCAAAGGCGTTTACGCAGGCGGCGATGCCGTTACAGGAGCAGCAACCGTAATCCTTGCAATGGAAGCAGGTAAAAAAGCCGCAAAAGCTATTGACGATTATATTAAATCGAAGTAA
- a CDS encoding YicC family protein, protein MIKSMTGFGTVSETFEKGNINVEIRCLNSKNLDLSTKLPSYLKEFEYEIRKVITDILVRGKIDLNISVEFNTVCNDFKIDTDTAKNYFSSIEQLCKELNLDVDSRIVPSLMKLPNVLVKNEEDEYLFDHDFIISVVDKAAKLADEYRIEEGKSIETDIVERIDNIGKYLLEVTPWEEERIKNIRNKFDEKIADLSFNENVTFDENRLEQEIFFYLEKLDISEEKTRLDQHLKYFTETLNLSESNGKKLNFITQEMGREINTLGSKANNIEIQKIVVCMKDELEKIKEQLGNVL, encoded by the coding sequence ATGATTAAGTCAATGACAGGGTTTGGAACTGTTTCCGAAACCTTCGAAAAAGGAAATATCAACGTTGAAATCAGATGCCTGAATAGCAAAAATTTGGACTTAAGTACCAAGTTGCCAAGCTATTTGAAAGAATTTGAATATGAAATCAGAAAGGTTATTACCGATATTTTGGTCAGAGGAAAAATTGACCTTAATATTTCGGTAGAATTTAACACGGTTTGCAACGATTTTAAAATTGATACCGATACTGCTAAAAACTATTTTTCGTCTATAGAGCAACTCTGCAAAGAACTAAACCTTGATGTCGACAGCCGAATTGTTCCCTCATTGATGAAATTGCCAAACGTCTTAGTAAAAAACGAAGAAGACGAATATTTATTCGACCACGATTTTATTATTTCCGTTGTGGATAAAGCAGCTAAATTAGCAGATGAGTACAGAATTGAAGAAGGAAAAAGCATTGAAACCGACATTGTTGAACGTATTGATAATATTGGGAAATACCTATTGGAAGTTACACCTTGGGAAGAAGAAAGAATTAAAAATATCAGAAATAAATTCGATGAAAAAATTGCTGATTTAAGTTTCAACGAAAATGTTACCTTCGACGAAAATCGTCTCGAGCAAGAAATATTCTTTTACCTAGAAAAATTAGATATTTCGGAAGAAAAAACCCGACTCGATCAACACCTTAAATACTTTACTGAAACACTTAATTTAAGCGAAAGCAACGGCAAAAAACTAAATTTTATAACCCAAGAAATGGGTCGCGAAATCAACACCTTGGGCTCAAAGGCAAACAATATTGAAATTCAGAAAATTGTTGTCTGCATGAAAGACGAACTCGAAAAAATTAAAGAACAATTAGGCAATGTTTTGTAG
- the gmk gene encoding guanylate kinase — translation MDSKNLDKLVIVSAPSGSGKTTIVNHLLKTFEQLGFSLSYTNREIRKGEVDGVNYRFISTQEFKKLIADDMFLEWEEVYKNTFYGTPLSEISRLQEAGKVPILDIDVVGGSNVKKMFGDKALAVFIKTPSIEVLEQRLRNRKTETEESIIKRVNKVSLELEYEKYFDVTIINDVLGDALSEAERIIKQFLNE, via the coding sequence ATGGACAGTAAAAATTTAGATAAACTCGTTATTGTTTCAGCTCCTTCGGGAAGCGGAAAAACTACTATTGTCAATCATTTGCTTAAAACATTCGAGCAATTGGGTTTTTCTCTGTCTTACACCAACCGCGAGATACGCAAGGGCGAAGTTGACGGCGTTAATTACAGATTTATTTCAACGCAAGAGTTTAAAAAACTTATAGCAGATGATATGTTTCTGGAATGGGAAGAAGTTTATAAAAATACTTTTTACGGAACTCCCTTGTCTGAAATAAGTCGCCTTCAGGAAGCCGGCAAAGTGCCTATACTCGATATTGACGTGGTTGGCGGTTCTAACGTTAAAAAAATGTTTGGCGACAAAGCGTTGGCTGTCTTTATTAAAACGCCTTCTATTGAAGTTTTGGAACAAAGACTTAGAAACAGGAAAACCGAAACCGAAGAAAGTATCATCAAAAGAGTTAACAAAGTGAGCTTGGAACTTGAATACGAAAAATATTTTGATGTTACAATAATCAACGATGTACTTGGTGATGCATTGAGCGAAGCTGAACGTATAATTAAACAATTTTTAAATGAGTAA
- the nadD gene encoding nicotinate (nicotinamide) nucleotide adenylyltransferase: MSKKTGLFFGSFNPIHTGHLMIASYMYEFSDIDELWFVVSPQNPLKNQNSLLADNHRLYMVNLAVEDDYRFRSCNIEFNLPKPSYTINTLTYLTEKYPEREFILISGSDIFPTFKKWKNWEMLLEYYKFYVYPRPNTNDHPMLKHPSITVVNAPMIEISSTFIRSAIKDKKDCRYFLPQKVYDYILEMNFYNK; encoded by the coding sequence ATGAGTAAAAAAACAGGTCTTTTCTTTGGTTCATTCAATCCCATACACACCGGGCATTTGATGATTGCATCGTACATGTACGAGTTTTCAGACATTGACGAACTTTGGTTTGTGGTTAGTCCGCAAAATCCTCTTAAAAATCAAAATTCGCTGCTCGCCGATAATCACCGATTGTATATGGTTAACCTTGCCGTTGAAGACGACTATCGTTTCAGGTCTTGCAATATTGAATTTAACCTGCCAAAACCTTCATACACTATTAACACTCTAACCTATCTGACTGAAAAATATCCCGAAAGAGAATTTATTCTGATTTCCGGCTCCGATATATTTCCTACATTCAAAAAATGGAAAAATTGGGAAATGCTTCTCGAATATTATAAATTTTACGTTTACCCACGACCAAACACCAACGACCACCCAATGCTCAAACATCCGTCAATTACGGTTGTGAACGCTCCCATGATAGAAATTTCTTCTACTTTCATAAGGTCGGCTATAAAAGACAAAAAAGATTGCAGGTACTTCCTTCCACAAAAAGTTTATGATTATATTCTTGAAATGAACTTTTATAATAAGTAG
- a CDS encoding nucleoside recognition domain-containing protein, giving the protein MVLNYIWIAFFIIAFVVGLVRLVFFGDAEIFPALINSTFDNAKLGFQISLGLTGVMTLWMGLMKVGEKAGFVSILSKAVSPLFKHLFPEIPKDHPVNGSIMMNIAANMLGLDNAATPLGLKAMTQLQELNKNKDTASNAMIMFLVLNASGLTIIPVSIMVYRAQMGAANPSDIFIPILLATFISTLAGIIAVSIYQRINLFNKTVLLYLGSFTLIVSFIIWYFTTLPQPQINTISSVAGNFILFLIIFLFIAMGFVKRINVYEAFIDGAKDGFSVAVKIIPYLVAILVAVGVFRTCGAMDFFVDGARLLFGTFNINTDFVDALPTALMKPLSGSGARGMMVDTMSQFGADSFAGRLSCVFQGSTDTTFYIIAVYFGSVGIKKTRYAITCGLITDLFGIIAAIIISYIFFY; this is encoded by the coding sequence ATGGTTCTTAATTATATTTGGATAGCTTTCTTCATAATCGCCTTTGTTGTAGGTTTAGTGCGATTGGTTTTCTTTGGCGATGCCGAAATTTTTCCGGCGCTTATCAATAGCACTTTCGATAATGCAAAATTAGGTTTTCAAATTTCTCTCGGGCTTACCGGCGTGATGACTCTTTGGATGGGACTTATGAAAGTAGGCGAAAAAGCCGGTTTTGTCAGTATTTTGTCTAAAGCTGTAAGCCCTTTGTTCAAGCACTTATTTCCCGAAATCCCGAAAGATCATCCCGTAAACGGCTCTATTATGATGAATATTGCAGCCAATATGCTCGGACTTGATAATGCCGCCACTCCGCTCGGACTTAAAGCTATGACGCAGTTACAAGAGTTGAATAAAAATAAGGATACCGCTTCAAATGCTATGATTATGTTTTTGGTGCTAAATGCTTCGGGATTGACAATTATACCTGTTAGCATTATGGTTTACCGAGCTCAGATGGGAGCTGCAAATCCTTCCGATATTTTTATTCCAATTTTACTAGCAACTTTTATTTCTACTTTGGCTGGAATAATCGCCGTTTCAATATATCAAAGAATAAACTTATTCAACAAAACTGTTTTGCTTTATTTGGGCAGTTTTACGCTTATTGTATCGTTTATTATATGGTATTTTACAACCTTACCTCAGCCACAAATTAACACAATATCAAGCGTTGCCGGCAATTTTATATTGTTTTTAATAATTTTTCTGTTTATAGCCATGGGTTTTGTAAAAAGAATAAATGTTTACGAAGCCTTTATTGATGGAGCAAAAGACGGCTTTTCCGTTGCAGTTAAAATAATTCCTTACTTGGTTGCTATACTAGTTGCAGTGGGTGTTTTTAGAACTTGCGGTGCAATGGATTTCTTTGTCGATGGAGCCAGATTATTATTCGGCACATTTAATATAAACACCGATTTTGTCGATGCTTTGCCTACAGCACTAATGAAACCGCTTAGCGGTTCAGGAGCTAGAGGTATGATGGTAGATACTATGTCACAATTTGGAGCCGATTCGTTTGCCGGAAGATTATCGTGTGTTTTTCAGGGCTCAACCGATACAACTTTTTATATTATTGCCGTGTATTTCGGTTCCGTCGGTATTAAAAAAACTCGTTATGCTATAACCTGCGGCTTAATCACCGACCTATTTGGAATTATTGCTGCAATTATTATTTCATACATCTTTTTCTATTAA
- a CDS encoding TonB-dependent receptor, giving the protein MRKINYTLVLLTAFFMFFAVQLTAQNVKGIVKDAGTKENLYGATAMIKGTSTGNITDENGYFLFKTTAGTQTIVFSYVGYETIEREINVKSGETFDVGVIYLEPSALQLSGVEIIADRAKERETPVAFTNIKARDIEQVLGSRDLPLALNSTPSVYSTDQGGGAGDARINVRGFNQRNVAIMINGVPVNDMENGWVYWSNWDGISDATSSIQMQRGLSAVNLATPSIGGTMNVITSPTERRAGGTAKFEYGTANFMKATVTAHTGMINDKFALSFSGVRKVGEGVIDGAWTDAWAYYIGAAWNINSRNRLELYAMGAPQKHGQNSYKQNIAAYDSTFAKSIEDYDPAAVAAFPQANADSMYAAPFGYNNAKGGVFYNENWSPVSSSYAGQQFYNGKIRDRHSTNMLNERENYYHKPLVNLNWYTTWSDKVSQFTTVYYSGGRGGGTGTLGSVRWNYHGGIVSPSRWVHWDKTIESNIANGASRGILRNSVNNQDAFGALSKVKIDWNENMKTQVGVDWRTARIDHFREVRDLLGGTHYVEKNNQFKPNYEAKLGDKIAYDFTNNVDWLGGFLQTEYSKDFFSVYATVGYSGTVYKHTNFFMRSKTDTTAAMSVKSDLLTAFQAKGGMNFRLTERLNVYGNGGYVQKLPIVDAAINDRTSELIEDPSNEKFISAEVGANYRALNNTLNINLNGYYTMWNDRVLTRSSYYLDGTEGIYVITNLDAIHRGVELDFAFQPIKFFRLDGAVSLGDWFYTNDASGTFKTYDSDSTSTLTFYTKDLKVGDAPQTQLAVSATLFPFEGFYLTAGYRYYTNFYADWSADTRIDENDREQSWKTPAYGLLEFHLGYQFRIDDNVSLELFGHMFNALDTRYIQDAVDNSSYNAYRVGGQIVNPHKADAAEVFLGTPRTFNVGMKLHFR; this is encoded by the coding sequence ATGAGAAAAATCAATTACACATTAGTTTTACTTACAGCATTTTTTATGTTTTTTGCTGTACAGCTTACTGCACAAAACGTAAAAGGTATTGTAAAAGATGCCGGAACTAAAGAAAATTTGTACGGTGCAACGGCAATGATTAAAGGAACAAGCACCGGTAACATAACCGACGAAAACGGTTATTTTTTGTTTAAAACTACAGCAGGAACGCAAACCATCGTTTTTAGCTATGTAGGTTACGAAACTATTGAAAGAGAAATTAATGTTAAGTCGGGTGAAACATTCGATGTTGGCGTTATTTATCTTGAGCCTTCTGCATTGCAGCTTTCGGGTGTTGAAATTATAGCCGACCGTGCTAAAGAAAGGGAAACCCCTGTAGCATTTACTAACATTAAAGCCAGAGACATTGAGCAAGTGTTAGGTTCTAGGGATTTACCTTTGGCATTGAACAGCACACCTTCGGTATATTCTACCGATCAAGGTGGTGGAGCTGGTGATGCTCGTATCAACGTTAGAGGTTTTAACCAACGCAATGTAGCCATCATGATTAACGGAGTTCCCGTTAACGACATGGAAAACGGCTGGGTATATTGGTCGAACTGGGACGGTATATCAGATGCAACCTCATCGATCCAGATGCAACGTGGTTTGAGTGCTGTTAACTTAGCAACTCCTTCAATTGGTGGTACTATGAACGTAATTACCAGTCCAACCGAACGTAGAGCCGGCGGAACCGCAAAATTTGAGTACGGAACAGCTAACTTTATGAAAGCTACGGTTACTGCTCACACCGGAATGATTAACGACAAGTTTGCACTTAGCTTTTCGGGCGTTCGCAAAGTTGGAGAAGGTGTTATTGACGGTGCTTGGACAGATGCTTGGGCATATTACATTGGCGCTGCATGGAATATTAACAGCAGAAACCGTTTAGAGTTGTACGCAATGGGAGCTCCGCAAAAACACGGACAAAACTCGTACAAGCAAAATATTGCTGCATATGATAGCACTTTTGCAAAATCAATTGAAGATTATGACCCTGCAGCTGTAGCAGCTTTCCCACAAGCCAACGCCGATAGCATGTATGCTGCTCCATTTGGCTATAATAATGCAAAAGGTGGAGTATTCTACAATGAAAACTGGTCGCCGGTAAGCAGTTCGTATGCTGGACAACAATTTTACAATGGTAAAATTAGAGATAGACACAGCACAAACATGCTTAACGAACGCGAAAACTACTATCATAAACCTCTTGTAAACCTTAACTGGTACACAACTTGGTCAGATAAAGTTAGCCAATTTACCACTGTTTATTATTCAGGTGGTAGAGGTGGTGGTACCGGAACTTTAGGTTCTGTAAGATGGAATTATCATGGTGGAATTGTAAGCCCTTCACGTTGGGTACACTGGGATAAAACTATTGAATCGAACATTGCCAACGGCGCTTCGAGAGGAATTCTTAGAAACAGTGTAAACAATCAAGATGCTTTTGGTGCTTTATCGAAAGTTAAAATTGATTGGAACGAAAATATGAAAACACAAGTTGGTGTTGACTGGAGAACAGCCAGAATAGACCACTTCCGTGAAGTTAGAGACCTTTTGGGTGGAACTCACTATGTTGAGAAAAACAACCAATTCAAACCTAATTACGAAGCAAAACTTGGCGATAAAATTGCATACGATTTTACTAATAATGTAGACTGGCTTGGCGGATTTTTACAAACTGAATATAGTAAAGATTTCTTCTCAGTTTATGCTACAGTTGGCTACTCAGGTACTGTTTATAAACACACAAACTTCTTTATGAGAAGTAAAACCGATACAACAGCTGCAATGAGTGTTAAATCCGACTTGCTTACTGCATTCCAAGCAAAAGGTGGTATGAATTTCCGCTTAACCGAAAGATTAAACGTGTATGGCAACGGTGGTTACGTTCAAAAACTTCCTATTGTTGACGCTGCTATAAACGACAGAACCAGCGAACTTATTGAAGATCCTTCAAACGAAAAATTCATTTCGGCTGAAGTTGGTGCAAACTACCGTGCGCTAAACAACACTCTTAACATCAACTTAAACGGATATTACACAATGTGGAACGACAGAGTTCTTACTCGTAGCTCCTATTATTTAGATGGAACCGAAGGTATTTACGTAATTACCAATCTTGATGCTATACACAGAGGAGTTGAGCTTGACTTTGCTTTCCAACCTATAAAATTCTTCCGTTTAGATGGAGCTGTTTCTTTGGGTGATTGGTTCTATACCAACGACGCAAGTGGAACATTTAAAACTTACGACAGTGACTCGACAAGCACTCTTACTTTCTACACAAAAGATTTGAAAGTTGGTGATGCTCCTCAAACACAGCTTGCTGTTTCGGCTACATTGTTCCCATTCGAAGGATTCTATTTGACTGCCGGATATAGATATTATACCAATTTCTACGCCGATTGGAGTGCTGATACTCGTATTGATGAAAACGACAGAGAACAAAGCTGGAAAACTCCTGCTTACGGACTACTTGAGTTCCACTTAGGATATCAGTTCAGAATTGACGATAATGTAAGTTTAGAATTATTCGGACACATGTTTAATGCTCTTGATACAAGATATATACAAGACGCAGTTGACAATAGTTCTTATAATGCATACAGAGTTGGCGGACAAATTGTTAACCCACATAAAGCCGACGCTGCTGAGGTATTCCTTGGAACACCAAGAACATTTAACGTAGGAATGAAACTTCATTTCAGATAA
- a CDS encoding PfkB family carbohydrate kinase produces the protein MNTIIVGTVAYDKVETPFGKTDKILGGAATYISLAASLFTNNLHLISVIGGDFSDEYLEIFRKRKINMDGLQVIPDQKTFFWSGKYHHDMNNRDTLVTELNVLADFDPVLPKGVQSPDYVVLGNLTPSVQLKVLSQLKNKPKLTIMDTMNFWMDTAWDDLMKVIAKVDVLLVNDSEARQLSGEYSLVKAAQKILEMGPRYLIIKKGEHGAMLFDKENVFFSPAFPLDDVYDPTGAGDTFAGGFIGYVAYTDNTSFEYMKNALIYATALASFTVEKFGTEKLQEITIDDVMERVRLLNNFTQFDISLK, from the coding sequence ATGAATACAATTATTGTTGGTACTGTTGCATATGACAAGGTGGAAACGCCTTTCGGCAAAACAGACAAAATTCTTGGAGGTGCAGCAACTTATATTAGCTTGGCAGCCTCTCTTTTTACAAACAACTTACACCTTATTAGCGTTATCGGTGGCGATTTTTCTGACGAATATTTAGAAATTTTCAGAAAAAGAAAAATCAATATGGACGGATTACAAGTCATTCCCGACCAAAAAACCTTTTTCTGGTCAGGGAAGTACCACCACGACATGAACAACAGAGACACTTTGGTAACCGAACTTAACGTTTTGGCAGATTTTGATCCTGTGTTGCCAAAGGGAGTTCAGTCGCCTGATTATGTTGTTTTGGGTAATTTAACGCCATCGGTGCAACTGAAAGTTTTGAGTCAGCTTAAGAACAAGCCCAAACTCACCATCATGGATACCATGAATTTTTGGATGGACACAGCATGGGACGATTTGATGAAAGTTATAGCCAAAGTTGATGTGCTTCTTGTAAACGATAGCGAAGCTCGTCAGTTAAGCGGTGAATATTCGCTTGTTAAAGCTGCGCAAAAAATATTAGAAATGGGACCAAGATACCTTATCATTAAAAAAGGTGAGCACGGCGCTATGCTTTTTGATAAAGAAAATGTATTCTTTTCACCTGCATTTCCTCTTGATGATGTTTACGACCCAACAGGAGCCGGCGATACATTTGCAGGCGGTTTTATAGGATATGTAGCTTATACGGATAACACATCGTTTGAGTATATGAAAAATGCACTCATATATGCCACAGCTCTTGCATCGTTTACTGTTGAAAAATTCGGAACGGAAAAGCTTCAAGAAATAACAATTGACGATGTTATGGAAAGAGTTAGGCTTTTGAATAACTTCACACAGTTTGATATATCTTTAAAATAA